In Marinitoga sp. 38H-ov, the sequence AAAAGATAGATGTAAAGATGATATGCCAGAATTAGTAGAGGTTGAACCCGGTCATTATTCAAGATGCTTCTATATAGATGAATTGGTTAAAGAAGTAGAGAAATCAAGGGTAGGTGAAAAATAATGTCTCAGAAAAAAGTTCTATTGCAAGTTGATAACTTAAAAAAATATTTCCCTGTAAGAGCAGGTGTTTTCAAAAAGGTTGTAGCTCATGTACAAGCGGTTGATGATGTTTCATTTAAAGTATTTGAAGGTGAAACAATAGGTTTGGTTGGAGAATCAGGTTGTGGTAAAAGTACTACAGGTATGACTATATTAAGATTATTAAATCCAACATCAGGAAGAATTGTTGTTGATGGTTTAGATACAACTCCTATGTTTATGAAAGGATCTAAAGCTAGAAAATATATTAATGAAACCTATGTAAATAGATTTAATGAAATGAAAAATAAGTATAAAACTGAAGATGAAGTAATAAAAAATTTGAAGGATGATGTAGATAAAAAATATGCAGAAATATATTTTAATAGTGGATATAATGGTTTACATGAAGAAATGTTGTCTAAATTAGAAGAAAAAAGAAAATGGTTTAGAAGAAATATGCAAATAATTTTCCAAGATCCATATTCTTCTTTAAACCCTAGATTAAGAATTAGAAGTATTATAGCCGAAGGATTATTTACACACGGACTAGTAAAAAATGGAGCAGAAGCTACAGAAAAAGTTAAAGATTTATTAGAAAAAGTTGGTTTATCTTCAGAGTATATTTATAGATTTCCACATGAATTTTCTGGAGGACAAAGGCAAAGAATCGGTATTGCAAGAGCATTGGCGTTAAATCCAAAATTAATTGTTGCCGATGAAGCTGTTTCTGCATTGGATGTTTCTATTCAATCACAAGTTATAAACTTGTTGGAGGATTTACAAAATGAATTTAAATTAACATATGTGTTTATTGCTCATGATTTAGCTGTTGTAAAACATATTTCTGACAGAATTGCTGTAATGTATCTTGGTAAAGTAGTTGAATTAGCAGATAAAAAAGAAATGTTTGACAATCCATTGCATCCATATACAGTATCATTAATGTCTGCAATTCCTATACCAGATCCTGAGTATAAAAAGAAGAGGATTATTTTACAAGGGGATGTTCCAAGTCCTATTAATCCTCCAAGTGGATGTAGATTCCACCCGAGATGTCCAATTGCAAAAGATATTTGTTCTAAACAAGAACCGCCACTAGTAGAATTAGAAGATGGACATCAAGTAGCATGTCATTTTGCTGGACAATTTAAAGGATAAAATATTATTAAAGCCCGCTTATTAATTAGAAGCGGGCTTTAATAATTTTTAATGATTAATCAAAAAAATTATTTTTATTGACAAAAATAAATTAAAATGATAAAATAAAATATCGAATAGATTAATTTTTTTATAAATATATCTATTGATATATTAATTTACTGTAAAAAAAATTAAAAGGGGGATATAATGAGACTAAAATTATATTTAGATTATAATGAATTAATTTTGCCAATTCATTATAACCATATTTTACAAGGTATGATATTAAAATATATAGATAATGAAGATTATGCAGAATTTATACATGATAAAGGTTATGAATATGGAAAAAGAAAGTATAAAATGTATACATTTTCTAGAATATTTGGAGAATTTGAATTAAATAAAAATTTTGTAAAGTATAAAAATAAAGGACAATTGATTATATCTTCAGCAGATAATCAATTGATGATGTATGTCATGGATAGAATGTTTAGAAATCCTATAATAGAATTATTAAATCAAAAGGTAAAAATATCAAAAATAGATTACTCCTCCATTATTCCTTCAGAAAAATTAACTGTAGTAACAAAATCAGCAATTACTGTTTATTCTACTTTTGAAAAGGATGGAAAGAAAAAAACTTATTACTATACGCCATATGAAACAGAGTTTAATGAATTAATTAGAAAAAATTTAATTAATAAATATAAAGCTTTTTATAATCGAGAACCAAAAAGTTATAATTTTCACATAAAAAATATAAAAAATGCTAAAGAAGTAATTGTTAAATATAAAAATATTGTGATAAAAGGTTGGATGGGTAAATTTGAATTAAATGGAGATCCTGATTTAATTCAATTTGCATATGACAGTGGAATAGGAAGTAAAAATTCAATAGGGTTTGGATGTGTAGAAAAAATTTAAGGGGGTGGATTTGTGGAAATACCTATTTCTTATTTAACTTCAGAATTATGGCGTGTTTTATTTAGAAAAGAAAAAAGAAAATTATCATATGATGAATTAAAAAAATATTTTGGATTAAATATTAATCATAATCCCAAAATATTAGATGAATTAAATTTTTTAGAGTTAGAAGATGAAAATAATATTAATCAAAAATTACTAAATGTTTTTTCAACAATTAGTAAAAATAAAAATTCTAAAAAAACTAAAAGCTATTTCCCTATTAGTATAATAGATTATGAAGGAAATTACGAAAAAATAGTTTTTCCGGATAGCGAAAATACAACAACATATGATGAGATTGTTGAAAATTTAAAAAATGATTTAAAAGAAAATCAAACATTAAATAAAATTATGTATATATTAGAAAAATACTTATCTTTTGTACCTGCTACGACTGGAAAAGAGATAGAAGTTTCATTGTATGAACATTCTAGGGTTAAATCTCAAATTTATACATCGTATATATTATCTGAAAATAAGGAAAAACCATTTTTATTGTTGCATGGAGATATGTCTGGAACACAAAAATTTATATATACAATAAATACTAAAGGTGCATTAAAATCTTTGAGGGCAAGATCAGTATACTTGCAATTATTGCAAGAAGTTTTTGTAGATACATTATTAGAAAAACTTGATTTATCAAGAATTCATATTCATTTTATAGGTGGAGGCAATTTTTATTTAATATTACCAAATTCTGAAAAAAATAAAGAAATTATATCTAAAACTATTTTAGAGTTTAACTCTTGGATATTAGCAAAACATCCTGAATTGCAAATAATTACTAATATAGAAGAATTTGGAATTTTTGAATTAAAAGAAGATATATCAAAAGTCTTTAGCAGAAGTTCTAAAAAAATTAATAATAAAAAGTATCATCCATATTCTGTAGAAGATTTAAAAGAATTATTTAAAATAAAATATGAAAAGATTTCTTCTGATAAGATTTGTGATATATGTAATGTTTATTCAGAAAATTTAAAAGAGAAAAAGGAACAATTGGTATGTGATTTTTGTGATTCTATGATAGAATTTGGAAAAGATTTAATAGAAGGAAGTGCAATAATTGAAGATCCATACGGATATTTAGAGATATTTGGAAAGAGATTTATAGTTGTTAAAGATATAAAAGAAGAATATAAAGGATATATATATAATTTAGGAAAATATTTAAAAGTAAAAAATAATTTAACTCCAATATTGCTATCATTATATACTCCAAAGAGACACACTACATTAGAAGAATTAAGTGAAAAATCTATAGGAAGGAAATTAATAGGTGTATTTAGATCAGATGTTGATAATTTAGGATCTATATTTTCTACATATATAGAAGAACCAACATTACAAAAAGTTAGTACATTATCGAAAATGCTTAATAGATTCTTTTCATCCTATGTTCCTACTATATGTGCTGGAAAAGTACCAAAAAAATATGAAAAAAGAATTTTTTATGTAAATGAAAATAATTCCCCAGAAAGAAATGTAATGATTATTTATGCCGGTGGAGATGATTTGTTTTATGTAGGGGCATGGAATGAGGTTTTTGAAAGTGCATTAGAGATTAAAAATATATTTGATAATTTTGTAAAAAATTCAGATATAACATTATCAGGTGGTTTTATTTTAGAAAATAATAAAACAGCATTAAAATGGTTAGCTGAATTTTCTGGGAAAGCTGAAGATATGGCTAAATCAAATAAAAAAGGCGAAAAAGAAAAAGATTCATTAACCTTGATTCCGGATTTTACTATGAAAAATTCAACATTTTTTTGGGATGAAGTAGAAGAAATTTATAAACTCATAAGAAAAATAATAGGTGAAGAACGCATTAGTAATAAAGAACAACAAGTTAATGTAAATGAATATAAAAATAATATAAGTAGATCATTATTGTATAAGCTTTTTGGAATATCTCAAAATGTTGTTTTAAAGGATTCTGAGATAGAAAGAAAAGAAGAAGAAAACTTACAAAAACCATTACTATATTATACATATGCAAGAGGAAATAATGAAGATAAGAAAATAATAGGAAGTATATTAAATGAAAAAATAAATAATAAACTATTTAAAACAATACAAATAGTAGATTTATATATTAGAAAATAAAGGGGGCGGAAAAATGGCAATCGAAGATATTGTAAATAGAATAAAGAATTTAAAATCATTTGAAGAGTATGATACTGAACAAATGATAAAAGATGCTGAGGAAGTTGCTGAAAAAATTCATAATGATGGTGCAAAAACAAATCAAATA encodes:
- a CDS encoding oligopeptide/dipeptide ABC transporter ATP-binding protein, which codes for MSQKKVLLQVDNLKKYFPVRAGVFKKVVAHVQAVDDVSFKVFEGETIGLVGESGCGKSTTGMTILRLLNPTSGRIVVDGLDTTPMFMKGSKARKYINETYVNRFNEMKNKYKTEDEVIKNLKDDVDKKYAEIYFNSGYNGLHEEMLSKLEEKRKWFRRNMQIIFQDPYSSLNPRLRIRSIIAEGLFTHGLVKNGAEATEKVKDLLEKVGLSSEYIYRFPHEFSGGQRQRIGIARALALNPKLIVADEAVSALDVSIQSQVINLLEDLQNEFKLTYVFIAHDLAVVKHISDRIAVMYLGKVVELADKKEMFDNPLHPYTVSLMSAIPIPDPEYKKKRIILQGDVPSPINPPSGCRFHPRCPIAKDICSKQEPPLVELEDGHQVACHFAGQFKG
- the cas6 gene encoding CRISPR-associated endoribonuclease Cas6 codes for the protein MRLKLYLDYNELILPIHYNHILQGMILKYIDNEDYAEFIHDKGYEYGKRKYKMYTFSRIFGEFELNKNFVKYKNKGQLIISSADNQLMMYVMDRMFRNPIIELLNQKVKISKIDYSSIIPSEKLTVVTKSAITVYSTFEKDGKKKTYYYTPYETEFNELIRKNLINKYKAFYNREPKSYNFHIKNIKNAKEVIVKYKNIVIKGWMGKFELNGDPDLIQFAYDSGIGSKNSIGFGCVEKI
- the cas10 gene encoding type III-A CRISPR-associated protein Cas10/Csm1: MEIPISYLTSELWRVLFRKEKRKLSYDELKKYFGLNINHNPKILDELNFLELEDENNINQKLLNVFSTISKNKNSKKTKSYFPISIIDYEGNYEKIVFPDSENTTTYDEIVENLKNDLKENQTLNKIMYILEKYLSFVPATTGKEIEVSLYEHSRVKSQIYTSYILSENKEKPFLLLHGDMSGTQKFIYTINTKGALKSLRARSVYLQLLQEVFVDTLLEKLDLSRIHIHFIGGGNFYLILPNSEKNKEIISKTILEFNSWILAKHPELQIITNIEEFGIFELKEDISKVFSRSSKKINNKKYHPYSVEDLKELFKIKYEKISSDKICDICNVYSENLKEKKEQLVCDFCDSMIEFGKDLIEGSAIIEDPYGYLEIFGKRFIVVKDIKEEYKGYIYNLGKYLKVKNNLTPILLSLYTPKRHTTLEELSEKSIGRKLIGVFRSDVDNLGSIFSTYIEEPTLQKVSTLSKMLNRFFSSYVPTICAGKVPKKYEKRIFYVNENNSPERNVMIIYAGGDDLFYVGAWNEVFESALEIKNIFDNFVKNSDITLSGGFILENNKTALKWLAEFSGKAEDMAKSNKKGEKEKDSLTLIPDFTMKNSTFFWDEVEEIYKLIRKIIGEERISNKEQQVNVNEYKNNISRSLLYKLFGISQNVVLKDSEIERKEEENLQKPLLYYTYARGNNEDKKIIGSILNEKINNKLFKTIQIVDLYIRK